The Oryzias melastigma strain HK-1 unplaced genomic scaffold, ASM292280v2 sc03817, whole genome shotgun sequence region TAAGcttataaacttttatttttaaggctattttttctttatatttcagttttatttgtgccaaaaacaatagtttatttttatttatcataataattacaaatcacaaaaaaacaaatcatggcttttatttttttaaatcagactttgtggctcctagtGGGTTTTGATCAGTGACAAAGTGACCTGACTGGCTCTGTAAgagctgaaggttgcagacctctgctctaAGCATGAATAAACATGTAAAGTTTGGTCAATTCCATGGATGTTTTTCTGCCTCCCCCCTCAGGACCTGCGTGATGCCTAAAATGAGCCCCTTCGTCCCTCTGCTCTGCGTCTGCCTGGACGTCTGCACGGTGCACGCCCTCCGCCTGGCCCATTTCTCCCTTCTGCTGCGCACCCATCCCTTCTTCACCCTGTGGGCGGGGGCCCTGATCAGGGCCTCCATCCTGGTCTTTCTCGCCTTCACCTTCCCCGGGTGCCCCCCATGGACGAGGAGCTCCCGGGGCCTCCAGAGCATAGGGGTCCTTTGCTTCCACTTCCCGGTCTACGTGGCTCTTATGTGGCTGCTGGGGGGCTCCGTGGTGGAAGAACTGTGGGGGTGGCACAGCTGGGAGAGGGTGAGTGTTTACGGGTggttatgattaaaa contains the following coding sequences:
- the LOC112138432 gene encoding antigen peptide transporter 1 yields the protein MPKMSPFVPLLCVCLDVCTVHALRLAHFSLLLRTHPFFTLWAGALIRASILVFLAFTFPGCPPWTRSSRGLQSIGVLCFHFPVYVALMWLLGGSVVEELWGWHSWERVFQGYAVTAVALLYFIKASSAWSKAPPKTSGPDTRASLNRLMGYMRPYLARFVFVLAMVILSSYGEMAIPKYTGRMTDWIIDDESPEAFSQAITIMTLMTIGR